From Labrus bergylta chromosome 22, fLabBer1.1, whole genome shotgun sequence, one genomic window encodes:
- the trmt10a gene encoding RNA (guanine-9-)-methyltransferase domain-containing protein 2 yields MADDTVRGEAAAGVQTESRNGGADGENQSLSKRQRKKLLKQQKWEEERELRKERRKEKKQQRREQRQNQTEEEGGEAQSFRKRPRREVTPSSVRLVMDCSFDDLMLLKDVRKLHKQIQRCYAENRRALHPVQFYLTSIGGQLKQSMDEKDKGWVNWKDIHIKTEHYKDVVEKEELVYLTSDSPNVLEELDQKKAYVIGGLVDHNHHKGITFERAKELGIEHAQLPLSSFVKMNSRKVLAVNHVFEIILAFLEKGSWRDAFFTVLPRRKGAVAVTQGGEYTLKEDEENSDSDSDRDTPEQTA; encoded by the exons ATGGCTGATGACACCGTGAGGGGTGAAGCTGCAGCCGGCgtgcagacagagagcagaaacGGAGGAGCTGACGGTGAAAACCAAAGTCTGTccaaaagacagaggaagaagctcctgaagcagcagaaatgggaggaggagagggagctgAGAAA GGAGAGACGAAaagagaagaagcagcagcgTCGTGAGCAGAGGCAGAATCAAacggaggaggagggaggagaagctCAGAGTTTTAGGAAACGTCCTCGCAGAGAGGTGACCCCGAGCTCTGTGAGGCTGGTGATGGACTGCAGCTTCGACGACCTCATGCTGTTGAAG GACGTCCGAAAGCTTCACAAACAGATCCAGAGGTGCTACGCTGAGAACAGACGAGCCTTACATCCTGTGCAG TTTTATCTGACGAGCATCGGGGGGCAGCTGAAGCAGAGTATGGACGAGAAGGACAAAGGATGGGTGAACTGGAAG gacatccacattaaaacagaacactACAAGGACGTagtggagaaggaggagctgGTGTACCTGACGTCAGACTCTCCAAACgtgctggaggagctggaccAGAAAAAGGCCTACGTGATAGGAGGGCTGGTGGACCACAACCACCATAAG ggAATCACGTTTGAGAGGGCGAaagagctggggatcgagcACGCACAGCTTCCTCTGAGCAGCTTTGTAAAGATGAACAGTCGGAAGGTTCTGGCAGTCAACCACG TGTTCGAGATCATCCTGGCGTTCCTGGAGAAGGGCAGCTGGAGGGACGCCTTCTTCACCGTCCTGCCTCGGAGGAAAGGAGCGGTGGCCGTCACCCAGGGCGGAGAATATACTCTGAAAGAAGACGAGGAAAACTCCGACTCTGACTCTGACCGTGACACACCAGAACAAACTGCCTGA